One stretch of Brachyhypopomus gauderio isolate BG-103 chromosome 8, BGAUD_0.2, whole genome shotgun sequence DNA includes these proteins:
- the rhebl1 gene encoding ras homolog, mTORC1 binding like 1, producing MPQPKYRKIAVLGYRSVGKSSLTIQFVEGQFVDSYDPTIENTFNKMVSVNGQDFNLQLVDTAGQDEYSIFPQSHSMDIHGYVLVYSVTSMKSFEVIQILHDKLLDMVGKIQVPTVLVGNKKDLHMERVIKPEEGKKLADSWGAAFIESSAKENQTAVEVFKRIILEMEKADGNAQSEEKKCSVM from the exons atgccTCAGCCAAAATATAGGAAGATCGCTGTGTTGGGATACCGATCAGTGG GAAAATCATCCCTAACAATTCAGTTCGTCGAAGGACAGTTTGTAGACTCCTATGACCCTACTATCGAAAATA CTTTTAATAAAATGGTGTCTGTGAATGGACAAGACTTTAATCTTCAACTGGTTGACACTGCTGGACAG gATGAGTATTCCATTTTCCCACAGTCTCACTCGATGGACATTCATGGTTATGTTCTGGTATACTCTGTCACCTCAATGAAAAG CTTTGAAGTGATTCAAATTCTTCATGACAAGCTGCTTGACATGGTTGGAAAGATACA GGTGCCTACTGTTCTTGTTGGAAACAAAAAAGATCTTCACATGGAAAG AGTGATTAAACCAGAAGAAGGCAAGAAGTTAGCTGATTCTTGGGGTGCTGCCTTTATAGAATCATCTGCTAAAGAAAACCAG ACTGCTGTAGAAGTTTTTAAGCGGATTATTTTGGAAATGGAGAAAGCAGATGGAAATGCCCAGTCAGAGGAGAAGAAGTGCTCAGTGATGTAG